Proteins encoded by one window of Hafnia alvei:
- the cysK gene encoding cysteine synthase A has product MSKIFEDNSLTIGHSPLVRLNRIGNGRILAKVESRNPSFSVKDRIGANMIWDAEKRGILKPGIELVEPTSGNTGIALAFVAAARGYKLTLTMPETMSLERRKLLKALGANLVLTEGAKGMKGAIAKAEEIVASDPKRFVLLQQFSNPANPEIHEKTTGPEIWEDTDGQVDVLISGVGTGGTLTGTSRYLKNTKGKKVITVAVEPESSPVITQALAGEEIKPGPHKIQGIGAGFIPENLDLNLVDRVALVGNDEAIAMARRLMEEEGILAGISSGAAVVAAEKLANDPDFTDKTIVVILPSSGERYLSTALFADLFTEQELQQ; this is encoded by the coding sequence ATGAGCAAGATTTTTGAAGACAACTCCCTGACAATCGGTCATTCGCCGCTTGTTCGTCTGAATCGTATCGGCAATGGTCGTATTTTGGCGAAAGTGGAATCTCGTAACCCAAGTTTTAGCGTCAAAGACCGCATCGGCGCCAATATGATCTGGGATGCCGAAAAACGCGGCATTTTAAAACCGGGCATTGAGCTGGTTGAACCAACCAGCGGTAACACCGGTATTGCATTGGCCTTTGTGGCCGCCGCGCGTGGTTACAAGCTGACGCTCACCATGCCAGAAACCATGAGCCTTGAACGCCGTAAACTCCTCAAGGCCTTAGGCGCGAATCTGGTACTGACCGAAGGTGCCAAAGGCATGAAAGGCGCCATTGCTAAAGCCGAAGAAATTGTGGCGAGCGATCCAAAACGTTTCGTTCTGCTCCAGCAGTTTAGCAACCCCGCTAACCCAGAAATTCATGAAAAAACCACCGGCCCAGAGATTTGGGAAGACACCGATGGTCAAGTCGACGTGCTGATTTCTGGCGTCGGTACCGGCGGTACTCTAACCGGCACCAGCCGTTACCTGAAAAACACCAAAGGCAAAAAAGTCATCACCGTTGCCGTTGAACCTGAAAGTTCACCGGTTATCACTCAGGCGCTGGCCGGAGAAGAAATCAAACCAGGCCCGCATAAAATTCAAGGTATCGGCGCTGGCTTCATTCCTGAAAACCTCGATTTAAATCTGGTTGACCGCGTGGCGCTGGTTGGCAACGACGAAGCCATTGCGATGGCTCGCCGTCTGATGGAAGAAGAAGGCATCTTGGCCGGAATATCTTCGGGTGCGGCAGTTGTTGCAGCGGAAAAACTTGCTAACGATCCAGACTTTACTGACAAAACAATTGTGGTTATTCTGCCTTCCTCGGGTGAACGCTATTTAAGCACGGCATTGTTCGCAGATCTGTTCACAGAACAAGAATTGCAACAGTGA
- the cysZ gene encoding sulfate transporter CysZ, which yields MKNTPIGSNERNIPTKTNGVHYFSEGWRLVRLPGIKRYVVMPLLVNIVLMGLAFWWLFNQLGAWIPSLMSHVPDWLQWLSYLLWPLAVISIVLVFSYLFSTIANWIAAPFNGLLAEQLEGVLTGKPLPDMGIWSVVKDVPRIMAREWKKLAYYLPRAIVLLILYFIPGVGQTVAPVLWFLFSAWMMSIQYCDYPFDNHKVSFPDMRDALRRNKVDNLQFGALTSLFTMIPILNLVIMPVAVCGATAMWVDRYRAEYSRIQP from the coding sequence ATGAAAAACACCCCTATCGGGTCAAATGAAAGAAATATCCCAACAAAAACCAATGGCGTTCACTACTTTTCTGAAGGTTGGCGTTTAGTTCGCCTGCCGGGAATTAAACGTTATGTGGTTATGCCATTGTTGGTGAACATCGTTTTAATGGGCTTAGCGTTCTGGTGGCTATTCAATCAGCTAGGCGCTTGGATCCCAAGTTTAATGAGTCACGTCCCAGACTGGCTACAGTGGCTCAGTTATTTACTCTGGCCGCTGGCCGTTATTTCGATCGTTTTGGTCTTCAGTTATTTATTCAGCACCATAGCCAACTGGATAGCCGCGCCGTTTAACGGCCTGCTGGCTGAGCAGTTAGAAGGCGTATTAACCGGTAAACCGCTGCCGGATATGGGTATTTGGAGCGTGGTCAAAGACGTGCCGAGAATTATGGCGCGTGAATGGAAAAAGCTGGCCTACTATCTGCCACGCGCCATCGTCTTGCTGATTTTGTATTTTATTCCGGGCGTGGGACAAACCGTTGCGCCTGTGCTGTGGTTCCTGTTCAGCGCATGGATGATGTCTATTCAGTACTGTGATTATCCGTTTGATAACCACAAGGTGAGTTTCCCAGACATGCGCGACGCCCTGCGCCGCAATAAAGTCGATAACCTACAGTTTGGCGCATTGACCAGCCTGTTTACCATGATCCCGATTTTAAATCTGGTGATCATGCCGGTTGCCGTTTGTGGCGCGACTGCCATGTGGGTTGATCGTTACCGCGCAGAGTATTCTCGCATTCAGCCGTAA
- the zipA gene encoding cell division protein ZipA: MMQDLRLILIVVGAVAIIALLLHGLWTSRKERSSLFRDRPAKKTKKQRDEQPLADLDEGVGEVRVQRSSNPVQKPVEPAFGQFSASQDERPDPLDTARAPSRPAAQPSSVVPEQREHSDPLLGDALFGDDDEDDYRRPSKPVRHSQPAEPVIQPKQQPAHYAEEENEPEAPHVTSSYDDEYEEEAPQAVPDVAPEPEKITETVLVLHVAAHHGSVIGGEVLLQSVLQSGFQFGAMNIFHRHLNPAGSGPVLFSMANMVKPGNFDPDNMSDFTTPGISFFMMVPSYGDANQNFKLMLQSAQRIADDVGGVVLDDERRMMTPQKLEIYKARIREVLDNTAK; the protein is encoded by the coding sequence ATGATGCAGGATTTGCGTCTGATATTAATTGTTGTTGGTGCGGTCGCCATTATAGCGTTGTTACTGCACGGCTTGTGGACCAGTCGTAAAGAACGTTCTTCGCTATTTCGCGATCGTCCAGCAAAAAAAACAAAGAAACAGCGTGACGAACAGCCTCTGGCTGATCTAGATGAAGGCGTGGGCGAAGTTCGGGTGCAGCGTTCTAGCAACCCGGTACAGAAACCTGTTGAGCCAGCATTTGGGCAGTTCAGCGCGTCACAGGATGAACGTCCGGATCCATTGGATACGGCTCGTGCACCTTCACGCCCTGCAGCGCAACCAAGCTCTGTCGTTCCAGAACAGCGTGAACATAGCGATCCGTTACTGGGTGATGCCTTGTTCGGTGACGATGATGAAGATGATTACCGTCGTCCGAGTAAGCCGGTTCGCCATTCTCAGCCTGCTGAGCCTGTTATTCAGCCGAAGCAGCAGCCCGCTCATTACGCTGAAGAAGAAAATGAGCCTGAAGCTCCTCACGTAACATCTTCTTATGATGATGAATACGAGGAAGAAGCGCCGCAGGCTGTACCTGACGTTGCGCCTGAGCCTGAGAAAATTACCGAAACGGTGTTAGTGCTGCATGTTGCTGCGCATCACGGCAGCGTGATTGGCGGTGAAGTGCTGCTGCAAAGCGTTTTGCAGTCAGGCTTCCAGTTCGGTGCGATGAATATTTTCCATCGTCATCTGAACCCAGCGGGCAGTGGCCCTGTGCTATTTAGCATGGCGAATATGGTTAAGCCGGGTAACTTCGATCCTGACAATATGTCTGATTTCACCACGCCGGGGATCTCCTTCTTTATGATGGTGCCTTCTTATGGCGATGCGAATCAGAACTTTAAGTTGATGCTGCAATCTGCTCAGCGAATCGCTGATGATGTTGGTGGTGTGGTGCTGGATGATGAGCGCCGTATGATGACGCCACAGAAGCTAGAGATTTACAAAGCGCGTATTCGTGAAGTTTTGGATAACACCGCGAAATAG
- the ligA gene encoding NAD-dependent DNA ligase LigA: MTSTTGPQLQQQLEHLRAALRHHEYQYHVLDAPEVPDAEYDRLMRELRALEEQHPELITPDSPTQRVGAAPLSAFSQVRHEVPMLSLDNVFDDESYLAFDKRVHDRLKTAEPLTFCCELKLDGLAVSLLYEDGVLVRGATRGDGTTGEDITANVKTIRAIPLRLQGNNIPRRVEVRGEVFMPLAGFEAMNEEARRKDGKVFANPRNAAAGSLRQLDPRITAKRPLTFFCYGVGLMDGGELPASHYGRLQQFKAWGLPVSDRVKLCTGSEEVLKFYRQVEQDRPTLGFDIDGVVIKVDSIAIQEQLGFVARAPRWATAFKFPAQEQMTTVNGVEFQVGRTGAITPVARLEPVLVAGVIVSNATLHNADEIDRLGLRIGDTVIVRRAGDVIPQVVGVVEAERPENAQEIVFPLHCPVCGSDVERVEGEAVARCTGGLICGAQRKESLKHFVSRRAMDVDGMGDKIIEQLVEKEYVKTPADLYRLSAGILTGLDRMGPKSATNLVNALNKSKETTLARFLYALGIREVGEATAANLAAHFGSLDALREADVEALKAVQDVGEVVAKHVRHFLSEEHNQKVIEELISPEIGINWPAPQVVVAEEIDSPFAGKTVVLTGSLSLMPRDEAKDRLAALGAKVSGSVSKKTDMVIAGEAAGSKLAKAQELGIPVIDEAEMIRLLGL; this comes from the coding sequence ATGACCTCAACGACTGGACCCCAACTCCAACAACAACTCGAACACCTTAGAGCCGCGTTGCGCCATCATGAGTATCAGTATCACGTACTTGATGCCCCTGAAGTTCCAGACGCCGAATACGATCGCCTGATGCGCGAGCTGCGCGCGCTCGAAGAGCAACACCCCGAACTTATCACGCCAGATTCACCGACCCAGCGCGTGGGAGCGGCTCCGCTCTCGGCGTTTAGTCAGGTTCGCCATGAAGTGCCGATGCTCTCTCTGGATAACGTCTTTGATGATGAAAGCTATTTAGCCTTCGACAAGCGCGTTCATGATCGTTTGAAAACCGCAGAGCCATTAACTTTTTGCTGTGAGCTTAAACTGGATGGTTTGGCCGTTAGCCTTCTGTATGAAGATGGCGTATTGGTTCGCGGCGCGACTCGCGGCGATGGTACGACCGGTGAAGATATTACGGCCAACGTAAAAACGATCCGCGCGATCCCTCTACGTTTGCAGGGCAATAATATTCCACGTCGCGTTGAAGTGCGCGGCGAAGTGTTCATGCCGCTCGCTGGTTTTGAAGCTATGAACGAAGAAGCGCGCCGTAAAGATGGCAAAGTTTTTGCCAACCCGCGTAACGCCGCTGCGGGGTCGCTGCGTCAGCTCGATCCACGCATCACCGCGAAACGTCCGCTGACGTTCTTCTGCTATGGCGTTGGGCTGATGGACGGCGGTGAGCTGCCAGCGAGTCATTATGGTCGCTTACAGCAGTTTAAAGCGTGGGGCTTGCCGGTCAGCGATCGTGTGAAATTGTGTACCGGTAGTGAAGAGGTGTTGAAATTTTACCGTCAGGTTGAGCAGGATCGACCAACGCTCGGTTTTGATATCGATGGCGTGGTGATTAAAGTTGATAGTATCGCGATCCAAGAACAGCTTGGTTTTGTGGCGCGTGCACCTCGTTGGGCCACGGCGTTTAAATTCCCCGCGCAAGAGCAGATGACCACGGTAAACGGCGTTGAGTTTCAGGTTGGGCGCACTGGGGCAATTACGCCTGTGGCGCGCTTAGAACCGGTGTTGGTTGCCGGTGTTATCGTGAGCAATGCAACGTTGCATAACGCCGATGAAATCGACCGTCTGGGTCTGCGCATCGGCGATACCGTGATTGTGCGCCGCGCCGGTGATGTTATTCCGCAGGTGGTGGGCGTGGTGGAGGCTGAACGCCCTGAGAATGCGCAGGAGATTGTGTTCCCGCTGCATTGTCCGGTCTGTGGTTCTGACGTTGAGCGCGTGGAAGGTGAAGCAGTGGCGCGCTGCACCGGTGGATTAATCTGCGGTGCACAGCGTAAAGAGTCGCTTAAGCACTTTGTTTCCCGCCGTGCGATGGACGTTGACGGCATGGGCGATAAGATTATCGAACAACTGGTCGAAAAAGAGTATGTGAAAACGCCAGCCGATCTTTATCGCCTGAGCGCCGGTATCTTAACCGGACTTGATCGCATGGGGCCAAAATCTGCGACGAACTTGGTCAATGCGTTAAACAAATCTAAAGAGACTACGCTGGCTCGATTCCTGTATGCACTCGGCATTCGTGAAGTGGGCGAAGCAACCGCGGCGAATCTGGCAGCGCATTTTGGCTCATTGGATGCTTTGCGCGAGGCCGACGTTGAGGCGTTGAAAGCGGTGCAGGACGTGGGTGAAGTGGTGGCGAAACATGTGCGTCATTTCCTGAGCGAAGAGCATAACCAGAAAGTGATCGAGGAACTCATCAGCCCAGAGATTGGCATCAACTGGCCTGCGCCGCAGGTGGTGGTGGCTGAAGAGATCGACAGTCCGTTTGCCGGTAAAACCGTCGTTCTGACCGGATCGCTGAGCTTGATGCCGCGTGATGAAGCGAAAGATCGCCTTGCGGCGTTGGGCGCTAAAGTCAGCGGCAGCGTTTCTAAGAAAACCGATATGGTTATCGCGGGCGAAGCCGCAGGCTCTAAACTGGCTAAGGCGCAGGAGTTGGGTATTCCTGTGATTGATGAAGCCGAGATGATCCGGCTGCTAGGCCTGTAA
- a CDS encoding DUF3820 family protein, translating into MEKENLIEIANMVMPFGKYKGRVLIDLPEEYLLWFARKDEFPQGKLGELMQITLAIKIEGLEGLVKPLKCQRS; encoded by the coding sequence ATGGAAAAAGAAAACCTGATTGAAATTGCCAATATGGTGATGCCGTTTGGCAAGTACAAAGGTCGCGTGTTGATTGATTTACCGGAAGAGTATCTTTTGTGGTTCGCCCGCAAGGATGAGTTCCCGCAGGGAAAACTGGGTGAGCTGATGCAGATCACCCTCGCCATCAAAATTGAAGGTCTTGAAGGCTTAGTTAAGCCGCTCAAGTGTCAACGTAGTTAA
- the pgaC gene encoding poly-beta-1,6-N-acetyl-D-glucosamine synthase codes for MNHILSTDIPTLLFGFVFYYPFFMAWLWMLGGLIYFVAYERHDDFTHPDFTQAETPRISIIVPCYNEEPNVREVIAHLQNLNYPNYEVLAVNDGSHDRTGEILNELVEQYPSLMAIHQDKNQGKAVGLNTAAQLATGDFILCMDGDALLDPNALHFLVSHFIDNPQIAAVTGNPRIRNRTSLLGRMQVGEFSSTVGLIKRCQQVFGRLFTVSGVIALFRKSALEEVGYWSVDMLTEDIDISWKLQTHGWEIRYEPRALTWILTPETLVGLYRQRLRWSKGGVQTVFKYFPAMFTPRNRMMLPLFCEYVVSIFWAYCMAFAFVLMFADLFFTLPTKWQISVVPVWNGMVLGVTCLLQLLVSCLIDRRYDRGIMKCYLWTIWYPLMFWLINVVTSLVAVPSVLLRRQGARAVWVSPDRGIQHGKSDHRNISKKLP; via the coding sequence ATGAACCACATTTTGAGCACCGATATTCCGACGCTGCTGTTTGGTTTTGTCTTCTACTATCCGTTCTTTATGGCTTGGCTATGGATGCTCGGAGGGCTTATCTATTTTGTCGCCTACGAGCGCCACGATGATTTCACCCATCCTGATTTCACGCAGGCAGAAACGCCGCGCATTTCCATTATCGTGCCCTGCTATAACGAAGAGCCTAACGTGCGCGAAGTGATCGCTCATTTGCAAAATCTGAATTACCCCAACTATGAAGTGCTCGCCGTTAACGATGGCAGTCACGATCGAACTGGCGAAATTCTTAATGAACTGGTTGAGCAATATCCCAGCCTGATGGCCATTCATCAGGATAAAAACCAAGGCAAAGCCGTGGGATTAAATACCGCTGCACAGTTAGCCACCGGCGATTTTATTCTTTGCATGGACGGTGACGCACTTCTCGATCCTAACGCACTGCATTTTTTGGTTAGCCACTTTATTGATAATCCGCAGATCGCCGCGGTAACTGGAAATCCACGCATCCGCAATCGCACTTCATTACTTGGACGCATGCAGGTGGGAGAATTCTCCTCCACGGTGGGGCTCATTAAACGCTGCCAGCAGGTCTTTGGCCGACTATTTACCGTATCCGGCGTTATCGCCCTATTTCGTAAAAGCGCGCTCGAAGAAGTGGGTTATTGGAGCGTCGATATGCTAACCGAAGATATTGATATCAGTTGGAAATTACAGACTCACGGCTGGGAAATACGCTACGAACCACGCGCACTCACGTGGATATTAACACCGGAAACATTGGTTGGACTTTATCGCCAACGGCTGCGCTGGTCTAAAGGCGGGGTGCAAACCGTATTCAAATATTTTCCTGCGATGTTCACTCCGCGCAACCGCATGATGCTGCCTCTGTTTTGTGAATACGTGGTGAGTATTTTTTGGGCCTACTGCATGGCCTTTGCCTTCGTATTGATGTTTGCCGATCTCTTTTTCACGCTGCCCACCAAGTGGCAAATCTCGGTCGTTCCGGTCTGGAATGGCATGGTGCTCGGCGTGACCTGTCTATTGCAGCTCTTAGTCAGCTGTCTTATCGACCGACGCTATGACCGAGGGATTATGAAATGCTATCTCTGGACGATTTGGTATCCATTGATGTTTTGGTTAATCAACGTGGTAACCAGTTTGGTTGCCGTTCCGTCCGTATTGCTTCGCCGACAAGGCGCACGAGCGGTATGGGTTAGTCCTGACAGGGGTATTCAACATGGAAAATCCGATCATCGAAATATCAGCAAAAAGCTTCCTTAA
- the pgaB gene encoding poly-beta-1,6-N-acetyl-D-glucosamine N-deacetylase PgaB encodes MTSLFRSILIFALSLLLLQGAFAAEQSLPPIDIQPPADPDDGLTFRVLAFHDVRDDLRASFATYPDATAIDTKTLASLFAWLKENDYHMVSVDQIIAARQGGKKLPPRSVLLSFDDGYRSFYTRVFPLLKAYGYPAVQALITDWVNHPANEKIKISATVELPGDYFLNWNDVAEMQRSGLVEFASHTHNLHRGILANPQGSEFPAATALQYLADKKRYETEAEYQTRVKEDLAHSSRLIQQYTGHAPRIMVWPYGAYHQPVQEIARQLGMPIMLTLDSGSNPPSQPLSKITRILIGYDTTTSVLKQELRAPANYNGDIYPVERVVQVDLDYVYDADPQQQDKNLSCLLDRIKDLSPTTIYLQAFADPDGSGLVKEVYFPNSVLPMRADLFSRVSWQLQTRTGVNVFAWMPVLSIALPKDNPAANKWITSTHSGTQPSTFPYPRLSPFEPDVRTAITQLYHDLSRYTPFQGVLFHDDAALSDDEDTRPAALAQYQAWGLPGDVDKIRAKPALLRRWTDKKINFLINFTHQLAAEVQKNQFASATQMTARNLYAQPVMDPQAEQWYAQSLPKFLANYDYTALMAMPFMESATMPDRWLTELYEKVAAQPLGIQKTVFELQSYDWAKKRPVGNDVLLHQLTLLRALGARHLGYYPDDFITNQPDTEVIRPLMSAQSNVIERKPLPKCDSRMVREKPKQWSNQQ; translated from the coding sequence ATGACGTCTCTTTTTCGTTCAATCTTAATTTTTGCTTTAAGCCTACTGTTGCTTCAAGGAGCATTCGCTGCCGAGCAGTCGTTACCGCCTATTGATATCCAGCCTCCTGCCGATCCCGACGATGGCCTTACTTTCCGCGTATTGGCTTTCCACGATGTGCGCGACGATCTGCGTGCTAGCTTTGCCACTTATCCTGATGCCACCGCCATTGATACGAAAACGCTGGCGTCGCTGTTTGCTTGGCTGAAGGAAAATGATTATCACATGGTATCTGTCGATCAAATTATTGCTGCACGCCAAGGCGGCAAAAAGCTGCCACCGCGTTCGGTGCTGTTAAGCTTCGACGATGGATATCGCAGTTTTTATACCCGTGTCTTCCCGCTACTTAAAGCCTACGGCTATCCCGCAGTGCAAGCGCTGATCACCGATTGGGTCAATCACCCGGCTAATGAAAAAATAAAAATTAGCGCCACGGTAGAGTTGCCTGGTGATTATTTCCTGAATTGGAATGACGTTGCCGAAATGCAGCGTTCTGGTTTAGTCGAATTTGCGTCTCATACCCACAATTTACATCGTGGAATATTAGCAAACCCACAGGGCAGCGAGTTTCCTGCGGCCACCGCATTACAGTATTTGGCAGATAAAAAGCGCTATGAAACCGAGGCCGAATATCAAACCAGAGTTAAAGAGGATTTGGCTCACAGTTCGCGGCTCATTCAGCAATATACGGGTCACGCCCCGCGAATTATGGTGTGGCCTTATGGCGCATACCATCAACCCGTGCAAGAAATTGCCCGTCAGCTTGGTATGCCTATCATGCTGACGCTGGATTCAGGTTCAAATCCGCCCTCGCAACCGCTTTCAAAAATCACCCGTATCCTGATCGGCTACGACACCACGACCAGCGTGCTCAAGCAGGAACTCAGAGCGCCAGCCAACTACAACGGCGATATCTATCCTGTTGAACGCGTGGTTCAAGTCGATTTAGATTACGTTTATGACGCCGATCCTCAGCAGCAGGACAAGAATTTATCTTGCCTGTTAGATCGCATCAAAGATCTTTCCCCAACCACCATTTACTTACAGGCCTTTGCCGATCCCGACGGCAGCGGCCTAGTCAAAGAAGTCTATTTTCCCAACAGCGTATTACCGATGCGTGCTGACCTTTTCAGCCGTGTCTCATGGCAATTACAAACCCGCACCGGCGTGAACGTATTCGCATGGATGCCGGTGCTCAGCATCGCTCTGCCCAAGGATAATCCGGCGGCGAATAAGTGGATCACCTCAACCCACAGCGGCACACAGCCCAGCACGTTCCCCTACCCTCGCCTCAGCCCTTTTGAACCCGATGTTCGGACGGCCATCACTCAGCTTTATCACGATCTCTCACGCTACACGCCGTTTCAGGGCGTTCTATTTCATGATGATGCCGCGCTGAGCGACGACGAAGACACTCGCCCCGCCGCCTTAGCCCAATACCAAGCATGGGGATTGCCGGGTGATGTGGATAAAATTCGTGCAAAACCTGCGTTATTACGCAGGTGGACAGATAAAAAAATCAATTTTCTGATTAACTTCACCCATCAATTGGCCGCTGAAGTGCAGAAAAATCAGTTTGCCTCCGCGACGCAAATGACTGCCCGTAATCTTTACGCCCAGCCCGTTATGGATCCACAGGCCGAGCAGTGGTACGCGCAAAGCCTGCCTAAATTCTTGGCAAACTATGATTACACCGCGCTGATGGCGATGCCCTTTATGGAATCGGCCACCATGCCCGATCGTTGGCTCACCGAGCTGTATGAAAAGGTGGCCGCGCAGCCATTAGGCATTCAAAAAACCGTCTTTGAACTCCAAAGCTACGATTGGGCGAAAAAGCGCCCCGTCGGCAACGACGTTTTGCTACACCAACTGACGTTGCTGCGCGCGCTCGGTGCCCGCCATTTGGGCTATTACCCAGACGACTTCATCACCAACCAGCCGGATACCGAAGTGATCCGCCCGCTCATGTCGGCGCAAAGCAACGTTATCGAGCGGAAACCGTTACCTAAATGCGATAGCCGCATGGTGCGCGAAAAGCCTAAGCAGTGGAGCAATCAACAATGA
- a CDS encoding winged helix-turn-helix domain-containing protein, translated as MAQGKITISTITHKIVTVDGEEHTLRSKEYQMLCLLLERAPLCVTRREIISHVWSGTYSADATINQTMKSIRRKLGDKDFTLIQTIPRMGYQIEHPELFSLEPAVNHEPIIQDSSGEDKQLNTQSHYEGKRQNVQNILPVINENQRIKRWGMMVAIGIVCFICGVVWHGVAPSFPLLTKIKGRDEMSNSLISTVASGKDSTLLYDNYRFVCKYSWHDESQFALVCTKVELPESNPSSR; from the coding sequence ATGGCACAAGGGAAAATAACCATCAGTACGATAACACACAAAATTGTTACCGTTGATGGCGAGGAACACACGCTACGTAGCAAAGAATATCAGATGCTATGCCTGCTTTTAGAGCGCGCGCCGTTATGTGTGACGCGGCGTGAAATCATTTCACATGTGTGGAGTGGGACGTACAGCGCAGATGCAACGATCAACCAAACAATGAAATCCATACGGCGCAAACTAGGAGATAAAGATTTCACACTAATACAAACTATACCTAGGATGGGGTATCAAATAGAGCATCCCGAGCTCTTTTCCTTAGAACCGGCGGTTAATCATGAGCCGATAATTCAGGATAGTAGCGGTGAAGATAAGCAATTAAACACACAATCTCACTATGAGGGTAAAAGGCAAAACGTACAAAATATTCTGCCAGTTATTAATGAGAATCAAAGGATAAAACGCTGGGGGATGATGGTGGCTATTGGCATAGTCTGTTTTATTTGTGGGGTGGTTTGGCATGGCGTTGCCCCTTCATTTCCTTTACTGACAAAAATCAAAGGGCGTGATGAAATGTCTAATTCATTAATCTCCACCGTGGCTTCTGGCAAAGATAGTACGCTGCTCTATGATAATTATAGATTTGTTTGTAAGTATTCATGGCATGATGAATCGCAATTTGCTTTAGTTTGTACCAAGGTTGAATTACCAGAATCTAATCCCTCTTCAAGGTAG
- the gltX gene encoding glutamate--tRNA ligase, with protein sequence MKIKTRFAPSPTGYLHVGGARTALYSWLFARHAGGEFVLRIEDTDLERSTQEAIDAIMDGMNWLNLDWDEGPYYQTKRFDRYNHVIDQMLEQGTAYKCYCSKERLEELRETQMANGEKPRYDGRCRHSHEHHAEDEPHVVRFLNPQEGSVIFDDKIRGPIEFSNQELDDLIIRRTDGSPTYNFCVVIDDWDMEITHVIRGEDHINNTPRQINILKALGAPVPEYAHVSMILGDDGKKLSKRHGAVGVMQYRDDGYLPEALLNYLVRLGWSHGDQEIFSIDEMKEFFTLDDISKSASAFNTEKLQWLNHHYINTMAPEYVAIHLAWHIHEAGYETRNGPQLVEIVKLLAERCKTLKEMAAQARYFYEDFAEFDADAAKKHLRPVARQPLELVRSKLAAITDWTAENIHHAIQGTADELEVGMGKVGMPLRVAVTGAGQSPGVDVTVHAIGQQRSLKRIDMALAFIAEREAQQ encoded by the coding sequence ATGAAAATCAAAACTCGTTTTGCACCTAGCCCAACGGGCTACCTGCACGTAGGTGGTGCGCGTACCGCACTTTATTCTTGGTTGTTCGCCCGCCACGCCGGCGGTGAATTTGTTCTTCGTATTGAAGATACCGATCTTGAGCGTTCAACTCAGGAAGCCATCGACGCCATCATGGATGGTATGAACTGGCTGAATCTCGATTGGGATGAGGGTCCGTACTACCAGACCAAACGTTTTGATCGTTATAACCATGTGATCGATCAGATGTTAGAGCAGGGCACCGCCTATAAATGCTACTGCTCTAAAGAACGTCTGGAAGAGCTGCGTGAAACGCAAATGGCTAACGGTGAGAAGCCTCGTTACGATGGCCGTTGCCGTCATAGCCATGAACATCACGCTGAGGACGAGCCGCACGTCGTGCGTTTCCTTAACCCTCAGGAAGGCTCCGTTATCTTTGATGATAAAATTCGTGGCCCAATTGAATTCAGTAACCAAGAACTGGACGATCTGATTATCCGTCGTACCGATGGTTCTCCGACCTATAACTTCTGCGTTGTGATCGATGACTGGGATATGGAAATCACTCACGTTATCCGTGGTGAAGATCACATCAATAACACGCCGCGTCAGATCAACATTCTGAAAGCGTTAGGTGCTCCGGTTCCTGAATACGCACACGTGTCGATGATTCTAGGCGATGACGGTAAAAAATTGTCTAAGCGTCATGGTGCGGTTGGTGTAATGCAGTATCGCGATGACGGCTATCTGCCAGAAGCGTTGCTGAACTATTTAGTGCGCTTGGGCTGGTCTCACGGCGACCAAGAAATCTTCAGCATCGATGAAATGAAAGAGTTCTTCACGCTTGATGACATCAGCAAGTCAGCAAGTGCGTTCAACACTGAAAAACTACAGTGGCTGAATCATCACTACATCAACACGATGGCGCCAGAATATGTGGCTATTCATCTGGCATGGCATATCCATGAAGCGGGTTATGAAACGCGCAATGGTCCACAGCTGGTTGAAATTGTTAAGTTGCTGGCTGAGCGCTGCAAAACTCTGAAAGAAATGGCCGCTCAGGCGCGTTATTTCTACGAAGATTTTGCTGAGTTTGATGCTGATGCGGCGAAAAAACACCTGCGTCCTGTCGCGCGTCAGCCGTTAGAACTGGTACGTTCTAAGCTGGCGGCAATTACTGACTGGACCGCTGAAAATATCCACCATGCTATCCAAGGCACTGCGGATGAGTTGGAAGTAGGCATGGGCAAAGTTGGTATGCCACTGCGTGTGGCTGTTACCGGTGCAGGCCAGTCACCTGGCGTGGATGTGACCGTACATGCGATTGGTCAGCAGCGTTCACTGAAGCGTATTGACATGGCTCTGGCATTTATTGCCGAGCGTGAAGCGCAGCAATAA